One Clostridium sp. CM027 genomic window carries:
- the spoIIIAA gene encoding stage III sporulation protein AA, with amino-acid sequence MATKDLFEILPKTIRSKLEQIDNLQQLEEIRIKVNKPLFIHIGSKEEIWNYIATPEDIKYIMQRISNYSIYAFEDEIRQGYITIKGGHRVGLCGICVIENNSIKTIKDISSINIRACKEIIGCADKVMPYITYNNSVHNTIIISPPKCGKTTLLRDISRQISKGDKNKNFNGKNVSIIDERSEIAGSFKGIPQMDVGVRSDVLDNCPKSQGIMMAIRSMSPDVIVCDEIGTQNDMESILMALNSGISLITTIHGFGIEDLYKRLVFKEIVENYVFSRAIVLSNKKGIGTIECIYDFTKGKDIWRS; translated from the coding sequence TTGGCTACAAAAGATTTATTTGAAATATTACCTAAGACTATTAGAAGTAAATTGGAACAGATTGATAATTTGCAGCAACTTGAAGAAATTAGAATAAAAGTAAACAAGCCTCTGTTTATTCACATTGGCAGTAAAGAAGAAATCTGGAATTATATCGCAACTCCAGAAGATATAAAATACATAATGCAGAGGATAAGCAATTACTCAATATATGCTTTTGAAGATGAGATTAGACAAGGATATATAACTATAAAAGGTGGACATAGAGTTGGACTATGTGGGATTTGTGTTATTGAAAACAATAGCATTAAAACTATTAAAGACATTTCATCTATAAACATAAGAGCATGTAAAGAAATTATCGGTTGTGCTGATAAAGTGATGCCTTATATTACTTATAATAATTCAGTGCACAATACAATTATTATATCTCCTCCTAAATGTGGTAAAACAACCCTACTTAGAGATATTTCGAGGCAAATATCAAAGGGGGATAAAAACAAAAACTTTAACGGTAAAAATGTTTCTATAATTGATGAACGATCAGAAATAGCTGGTTCGTTTAAAGGAATACCGCAAATGGACGTGGGAGTGCGTTCGGATGTGTTAGATAATTGTCCAAAGAGCCAAGGAATTATGATGGCAATTAGAAGCATGTCACCTGATGTTATAGTTTGTGATGAAATTGGCACCCAAAATGATATGGAGAGCATTTTAATGGCATTAAATTCTGGAATTAGTTTAATTACAACTATTCATGGTTTTGGAATTGAGGATTTGTATAAAAGATTAGTGTTTAAAGAGATTGTGGAAAATTACGTATTTTCAAGAGCTATAGTTCTTAGTAATAAAAAAGGAATTGGAACAATAGAGTGTATTTATGATTTTACTAAAGGTAAAGATATATGGAGGTCATAA
- the spoIIIAB gene encoding stage III sporulation protein SpoIIIAB, with amino-acid sequence MIKIIGCAVILCASTMAGFIYSERLKYRVFQLNEVQRAVYQLQNEITYVHALLPDAFKNIAHKSKEPIRELFNKTSELLSDNEYENVYEATNSAVNLMKNRLYLNSDDINVILDLTKTLGESDIEGQNNIFSLTIANLKKQIKISEEFMNKNIKMYRYLGFSFGAMLVIVLI; translated from the coding sequence ATGATTAAAATAATTGGATGTGCTGTAATATTATGTGCTTCAACTATGGCAGGATTTATATACAGTGAAAGATTAAAGTATAGAGTTTTTCAGTTAAATGAAGTTCAAAGGGCAGTTTATCAACTTCAAAATGAAATAACTTATGTACATGCTCTTTTGCCGGATGCTTTTAAAAATATAGCACATAAAAGTAAAGAGCCTATAAGGGAACTTTTTAATAAAACCAGTGAATTACTATCTGACAATGAATATGAGAATGTATATGAGGCCACGAATAGTGCAGTAAACTTAATGAAAAACAGATTATATTTAAACTCTGATGACATAAATGTTATTTTAGATTTAACAAAAACCTTAGGGGAATCTGATATTGAAGGGCAAAATAATATTTTTTCTTTGACTATAGCAAATTTAAAAAAACAAATTAAAATATCAGAAGAGTTTATGAACAAAAATATAAAAATGTACAGATATTTAGGATTTTCTTTTGGAGCGATGCTGGTAATAGTACTAATATAG
- the spoIIIAC gene encoding stage III sporulation protein AC: MLDVSLLFKIGATGILIIIIDKVLKSGGKEDIAVVANLAGVILLLIMVINLVNKLFDSVKTLFQF; encoded by the coding sequence GTGTTAGATGTTAGTTTGCTGTTCAAAATAGGGGCAACAGGTATTCTGATCATTATTATTGATAAGGTTTTAAAAAGTGGCGGCAAGGAGGACATTGCTGTAGTTGCAAATTTAGCAGGAGTAATACTACTTCTTATAATGGTGATAAATTTAGTAAACAAGCTATTTGATTCTGTAAAAACTTTGTTTCAGTTTTAG
- the spoIIIAD gene encoding stage III sporulation protein AD produces the protein MEIIKIVAFAFTALFIVLIFKGRRDDLAIQVSIAAGILIFLFMINKLTIIMGFLQTLANKANIDVVYLNTVFKILGIAYLASFCSEICRDAGENSIATKVEFSGKILILVLAIPILMAVMQSILKIM, from the coding sequence ATGGAAATAATTAAAATTGTTGCATTTGCTTTCACAGCATTATTTATCGTACTTATATTTAAAGGTAGAAGGGATGATTTAGCTATTCAAGTTAGCATTGCAGCCGGAATATTAATTTTTTTATTTATGATAAACAAACTTACAATAATAATGGGTTTTTTGCAAACATTAGCAAATAAGGCCAATATTGATGTTGTGTATTTAAACACAGTTTTTAAAATACTTGGCATTGCCTATTTAGCTTCCTTTTGTAGTGAAATTTGCAGGGATGCTGGTGAGAATAGCATTGCAACTAAAGTGGAATTTTCTGGAAAAATACTAATTTTAGTTTTGGCAATTCCTATTTTGATGGCAGTAATGCAATCTATTTTGAAAATAATGTAG
- the spoIIIAE gene encoding stage III sporulation protein AE, which yields MKKIIIILLFLICLPISVQATQPGKLGEKEEKEISNLYDYITNIKTKYEIFNDMDPRTFVEQFIKTGENGFSFKETSNYVIRFTFKEVVASMELIGSLMIIAVICALLNNLQSAFNKEGLSNIAYFACYGVMIVMITKSFYIVAELAKSTILNMTDFMAALMPVLMMLLASVGGFAEATLLDPIIMGFATLSSRIYVDMIIPIIFMSFVLQFVKNISSDYKINNLTKLFKQIAIWSQGIVMTVFIAVITLRSIAAKTIDQVTIKTAKFAVDNFIPVVGKCLSDAISTVAGYSLLLKNAISGLGLVIIIVIVLFPIIKLLIMAFLYKVAAALIEPISDSRTVDCMNSVGDSILLLMSCVISVSVMFFIMVAIVASTGKGIIS from the coding sequence ATGAAAAAAATAATAATAATTTTACTATTTTTAATATGTTTGCCTATTAGTGTACAAGCCACACAACCAGGTAAACTAGGAGAAAAAGAAGAAAAAGAAATAAGCAATTTATATGATTATATTACTAACATAAAAACAAAATATGAAATATTTAATGATATGGACCCACGAACTTTTGTAGAACAATTTATAAAAACTGGTGAAAATGGTTTTAGTTTTAAAGAAACCTCTAATTACGTTATTAGATTCACATTTAAAGAAGTAGTTGCATCAATGGAGTTAATAGGTAGTCTTATGATTATTGCGGTTATTTGCGCGTTACTTAATAATCTTCAAAGTGCCTTTAATAAAGAGGGTTTATCTAACATCGCTTATTTTGCGTGTTACGGTGTAATGATCGTGATGATAACTAAAAGCTTTTATATAGTAGCAGAACTTGCTAAAAGTACTATTCTTAATATGACAGATTTTATGGCGGCACTTATGCCAGTACTAATGATGCTCCTAGCTAGTGTGGGAGGATTTGCAGAAGCGACCTTACTAGACCCTATAATAATGGGTTTTGCTACTCTAAGTTCTAGAATTTATGTAGATATGATCATTCCTATAATATTTATGAGCTTCGTACTTCAATTTGTTAAGAATATATCCAGTGATTATAAGATAAATAATTTAACAAAGCTTTTTAAGCAAATTGCTATTTGGTCACAAGGAATAGTGATGACAGTATTTATTGCGGTAATTACTTTAAGAAGCATAGCAGCAAAAACAATAGATCAAGTTACTATAAAAACAGCAAAGTTTGCAGTAGATAATTTTATACCTGTAGTCGGAAAATGTTTATCTGATGCGATTTCAACAGTAGCCGGATACTCACTTCTTTTAAAAAATGCTATAAGTGGGTTAGGATTAGTTATTATTATAGTAATTGTTTTATTCCCTATTATAAAACTGTTAATTATGGCTTTTTTATATAAAGTAGCAGCTGCATTAATTGAACCAATAAGTGACAGCCGTACAGTAGATTGTATGAATTCAGTAGGTGATTCTATTCTTCTTTTAATGTCCTGTGTAATATCAGTAAGTGTAATGTTTTTCATAATGGTTGCAATAGTAGCTTCAACTGGCAAAGGCATAATAAGCTAA
- the spoIIIAF gene encoding stage III sporulation protein AF yields the protein MIEGLKVWVTNITIAIFFITAVEMILPDNSMRKYAKFVLGLMLIVVIINPIMKIFDKDFDFNSYSNKATTYMEGSNTEKDIKKYKDINILNTTENFKKNLENECIINLEEEYPENKYNADIEIVYDSKNLIFKINTVEIGIVEKGVKKIENIEINTKSVNASKKNIMQGEQGNKIKRLLSSKFKISGDAITVYKLNS from the coding sequence TTGATAGAAGGATTAAAAGTCTGGGTAACAAACATTACCATTGCTATATTTTTTATTACTGCAGTGGAGATGATTTTGCCAGACAATAGCATGAGAAAATATGCTAAATTTGTATTAGGACTGATGTTAATTGTGGTAATTATAAATCCCATAATGAAGATTTTTGATAAGGACTTTGATTTTAATTCTTATTCAAATAAAGCAACAACTTACATGGAGGGTAGTAATACCGAAAAAGATATTAAAAAGTATAAAGATATTAACATACTTAATACAACGGAAAATTTTAAAAAGAATTTAGAGAATGAATGCATTATAAACTTAGAAGAGGAATATCCAGAGAATAAGTATAATGCTGATATAGAGATTGTTTACGATAGTAAAAATCTAATATTTAAGATTAATACGGTTGAAATTGGAATTGTGGAAAAAGGGGTTAAAAAGATAGAAAACATAGAAATTAATACAAAAAGTGTAAATGCATCTAAAAAAAATATTATGCAAGGCGAACAAGGAAACAAAATAAAGAGGCTCCTAAGTAGTAAATTCAAGATATCTGGTGATGCTATTACTGTTTATAAATTAAATTCATAA
- the spoIIIAG gene encoding stage III sporulation protein AG — translation MNNDNLLSKFTEYIKTELLNSGQGNNKNNKIKKSDKLLGNLVLVILVAVVIILASSFFKSPKQTSAVAGDAQNDKIVKENKALQLNDYEAQLESKLKSTLEGIQGVGKVQLMIYFESGEESVPAVNVNDSKSLTQENDTTGGKRNITQENNGSAVVMSNNGNENAPLIVKKIKPIITGVCVVAEGSNEKVTELRIRQAVIDLFNLPKNKVNVYPMNK, via the coding sequence ATGAACAATGATAATTTGCTTAGTAAATTTACTGAGTATATTAAAACAGAATTATTAAATAGTGGTCAAGGCAACAATAAAAACAATAAAATCAAAAAATCTGACAAGTTATTGGGAAACTTGGTATTAGTGATTTTAGTGGCAGTTGTAATAATTTTAGCAAGTAGTTTTTTTAAATCTCCAAAGCAAACTTCAGCTGTCGCAGGCGATGCACAAAATGATAAAATTGTTAAGGAAAATAAAGCACTACAATTAAATGATTATGAAGCACAATTAGAAAGCAAACTTAAATCAACACTTGAAGGGATTCAAGGAGTTGGAAAGGTGCAGCTTATGATCTATTTTGAGAGTGGAGAGGAGAGTGTTCCAGCGGTAAATGTTAATGATTCTAAAAGTCTTACACAAGAAAATGATACAACAGGCGGAAAAAGAAACATCACTCAAGAAAATAACGGAAGTGCTGTTGTTATGTCCAATAATGGAAATGAAAATGCACCATTAATTGTGAAAAAAATTAAGCCTATTATTACTGGTGTATGCGTAGTGGCAGAAGGATCTAATGAAAAAGTCACTGAACTTAGAATTAGGCAGGCGGTAATTGATTTATTTAATTTACCTAAAAACAAAGTTAATGTATATCCTATGAATAAGTAG
- a CDS encoding SpoIIIAH-like family protein, which produces MNKKQSGIIVALVVLIVFAGYLAAKVNGPLYVNDGDFSSEKSAISLKESKSNSSYFEEAKLSRDQESVSTLQSIKALIDDTNTPKAQKATASEQYLNISMASQNESDIELALKALGFEEAMCSIVDDKVQILVKSDKKQLSEEELRSINDVVMNKTKLEKIEVKIKQ; this is translated from the coding sequence ATGAATAAAAAACAGTCTGGTATAATTGTTGCGTTGGTAGTACTTATTGTGTTTGCAGGGTATCTTGCGGCAAAGGTGAATGGACCATTATATGTAAATGATGGTGATTTTAGCAGTGAGAAGAGCGCAATATCTCTAAAGGAAAGTAAAAGTAATTCATCCTATTTTGAAGAAGCAAAATTATCAAGAGATCAAGAAAGTGTAAGCACTCTTCAATCGATTAAAGCTTTAATTGATGATACTAATACTCCAAAAGCACAAAAGGCAACTGCGTCTGAGCAATATCTAAACATATCAATGGCTTCACAGAATGAATCAGACATAGAACTTGCACTAAAAGCTCTAGGGTTTGAAGAAGCAATGTGCAGTATAGTAGATGATAAGGTACAAATATTAGTTAAAAGTGATAAAAAACAACTTTCAGAGGAAGAACTTCGTAGCATTAATGATGTTGTAATGAACAAAACAAAATTAGAAAAAATTGAAGTTAAAATCAAACAATAA
- a CDS encoding Asp23/Gls24 family envelope stress response protein, translated as MEDKILNETEMGTVKISEDVVSVIAGLAVAEIQGIVGMSASLVGGITQILSGKKNLSKGVKVNVGESSAVIDLHVVVEYGIKIPEVTEKAQINVKKSVELMTGLTVTAVNVYVQNVVLSKTEKLEEIEA; from the coding sequence ATGGAAGATAAAATTTTAAATGAAACAGAAATGGGCACTGTTAAGATATCCGAGGATGTGGTTAGTGTAATAGCAGGACTCGCTGTTGCTGAAATACAGGGAATCGTTGGTATGAGTGCTAGTCTCGTTGGTGGAATAACTCAAATATTAAGCGGAAAGAAGAATTTATCTAAGGGCGTTAAAGTCAATGTAGGAGAAAGTAGTGCAGTAATTGATTTACACGTTGTAGTTGAATATGGTATTAAAATTCCGGAAGTAACTGAAAAAGCACAAATAAATGTGAAAAAATCTGTAGAGCTTATGACAGGCCTTACAGTAACAGCCGTAAATGTGTATGTACAAAATGTTGTATTATCTAAAACAGAAAAGCTAGAGGAAATAGAAGCATAG
- the nusB gene encoding transcription antitermination factor NusB produces the protein MNRRKSREIAMKLLFEMSINKENYEDIIENFKENTDVDLNEIDMSYITKMLAGIHENSKEIDENIEKHLIKWKLARLSKMNLAILRVGAYEILFEEEIPGKVSVNEAIELAKKYGEDSSPAFINGILAKMI, from the coding sequence ATGAATAGAAGAAAGTCAAGAGAAATAGCAATGAAATTACTTTTTGAAATGTCAATAAATAAAGAAAACTATGAGGATATAATTGAAAATTTTAAAGAGAACACAGATGTTGATTTAAATGAAATTGATATGTCGTATATTACCAAGATGCTAGCCGGGATTCATGAAAATAGCAAGGAGATTGATGAAAATATTGAAAAGCACTTAATTAAGTGGAAGTTGGCTAGATTATCAAAAATGAATCTAGCTATCTTAAGAGTAGGTGCATATGAAATATTATTCGAGGAAGAAATACCAGGTAAGGTTTCTGTAAATGAGGCAATAGAACTTGCTAAGAAATATGGGGAAGATAGTTCCCCAGCTTTTATAAATGGTATCTTAGCGAAGATGATTTAA
- a CDS encoding bifunctional 5,10-methylenetetrahydrofolate dehydrogenase/5,10-methenyltetrahydrofolate cyclohydrolase, whose amino-acid sequence MGIKVNGKVIVEKYRDEIKSVIKGGISKGLRVPSIKTILVGDDGGSTSYVKSQNNLCNKLGISYTCIHLDKDVDQKDIVDIIEKLNEDNTVDGVIIQLPLPKKFNEKEITSKISYKKDIDGLSDVNMGRFYKGEKSFIPCTALGVIEMIKSTGCVIKGKHAVVIGRSNIVGKPGAQLLLNEDATVTICHSKTTNLKEVCKTADIIVAAIGKPGFVTSDFIKEGAVVIDVGTTMVNNKVTGDVSFDDVINHASYVTPVPGGTGLMTTTMLIKNACMAWRDNVY is encoded by the coding sequence ATGGGAATTAAAGTTAATGGCAAGGTGATAGTTGAAAAGTACAGAGATGAAATTAAATCAGTTATAAAAGGCGGTATTAGTAAGGGACTTAGGGTGCCATCAATTAAAACCATATTAGTAGGTGACGATGGAGGTAGCACGTCATATGTAAAAAGTCAGAATAACCTCTGCAATAAATTAGGTATATCTTATACTTGTATTCACTTGGATAAAGACGTTGATCAAAAAGATATTGTAGATATTATAGAAAAATTGAATGAAGATAATACTGTGGATGGTGTAATCATTCAATTGCCTTTACCGAAAAAGTTTAATGAGAAGGAAATCACTTCTAAAATTTCATATAAAAAGGATATTGATGGATTAAGTGATGTAAATATGGGCAGATTTTATAAGGGAGAGAAAAGTTTTATTCCTTGCACTGCTTTAGGAGTCATTGAAATGATTAAAAGTACTGGATGCGTTATTAAAGGGAAACATGCTGTTGTTATTGGTAGAAGTAATATTGTTGGAAAACCAGGAGCACAATTGCTACTTAATGAAGATGCAACAGTAACAATATGTCATTCTAAAACAACAAACTTAAAGGAAGTTTGCAAAACAGCAGATATAATAGTTGCCGCAATAGGTAAACCAGGTTTTGTAACAAGTGATTTTATTAAAGAAGGAGCAGTTGTTATAGATGTTGGGACAACAATGGTGAATAATAAAGTAACTGGGGATGTATCTTTTGATGATGTTATTAATCATGCAAGTTATGTTACACCAGTACCAGGTGGAACGGGACTAATGACTACGACAATGCTTATAAAAAATGCTTGCATGGCATGGAGGGATAATGTTTATTAA
- the xseA gene encoding exodeoxyribonuclease VII large subunit encodes MFIKVLTVTDLNGYIKKIIDSDFILKNSNVKGELSNVKLHSSGHIYFSLKDAFGKINCVMFKSQAFKLKIAPRDGMNVIISGRVSVYEKEGSYQLYCDSMEQDGEGQLYLTFQNLKEKLEKKGLFDKEHKKSIPSFPTRIGIITSPTGAAVKDIINVATRRNLKVNMLIYPTIVQGVNASESVAQGVKYFNELKNVDLIIIARGGGSIEELWAFNEENLAVTIYNSKIPIITGIGHETDFTIADFACDLRAPTPSSAAEIAVRNLKELNNEIKSLRELLLKSVEFKVNKEYNKVNLLNKTLKINSPLNFIVNQYIHIDNLKENLSYRFNAKISLEKQKLSKCNALLHAHNPLNVLNKGYAVLQNNENEVISEISDLKNIKEVKITLKDGSGRFNVRNLEEF; translated from the coding sequence ATGTTTATTAAAGTATTAACAGTAACAGATCTTAATGGATATATTAAGAAAATAATAGACAGTGACTTTATATTAAAAAACTCAAATGTTAAAGGCGAACTATCTAATGTAAAATTGCATTCTAGCGGGCACATATATTTTTCATTAAAAGATGCATTTGGAAAGATAAATTGTGTAATGTTTAAATCGCAGGCTTTTAAACTTAAAATTGCACCTAGAGATGGCATGAATGTTATCATCAGTGGTAGGGTTTCTGTTTATGAAAAAGAGGGGTCTTATCAGCTTTATTGTGACTCCATGGAGCAGGATGGAGAAGGCCAGTTATATTTGACTTTTCAAAATCTAAAAGAGAAATTAGAGAAAAAAGGATTATTTGATAAAGAACACAAGAAAAGTATACCTTCATTTCCTACTAGAATAGGAATAATTACATCCCCAACAGGAGCTGCAGTTAAAGATATTATTAATGTTGCAACAAGACGTAACTTAAAGGTTAACATGCTTATATACCCAACAATTGTTCAAGGTGTAAATGCTAGCGAGAGTGTTGCGCAAGGTGTAAAATATTTTAATGAACTAAAAAATGTTGATTTAATCATTATTGCAAGAGGAGGAGGCTCAATTGAGGAGTTATGGGCATTCAATGAAGAAAATTTAGCAGTCACTATCTATAATTCTAAAATACCTATAATTACTGGAATTGGTCACGAAACGGATTTTACTATAGCAGATTTCGCATGCGACCTTAGGGCGCCGACTCCATCGTCCGCAGCAGAAATTGCTGTGAGAAATTTAAAAGAGTTAAATAATGAAATTAAATCACTTAGAGAACTCTTACTAAAATCTGTGGAATTTAAGGTTAACAAAGAATATAATAAAGTTAATTTATTAAATAAAACTTTGAAAATAAATAGTCCTTTAAATTTTATAGTTAATCAATATATCCATATAGATAATTTAAAAGAAAATCTAAGTTACAGGTTTAATGCGAAAATTTCACTAGAAAAGCAGAAACTTTCCAAGTGCAATGCTCTTTTGCATGCTCATAACCCCTTAAATGTATTGAATAAGGGATATGCGGTACTTCAAAACAATGAAAATGAAGTTATTAGTGAAATTAGTGATTTGAAAAATATAAAAGAGGTGAAAATTACATTAAAGGACGGTAGTGGTAGATTTAATGTAAGAAATTTGGAGGAGTTCTAA
- a CDS encoding exodeoxyribonuclease VII small subunit → MAKKKESYENMMVRLEEIVDLMNGNEVTLEQTMINYEEGIKICNSLYKILNDTEGKIKILTAEGERDFMTLAEVVKD, encoded by the coding sequence ATGGCAAAGAAAAAAGAATCTTACGAAAATATGATGGTTCGTCTTGAAGAAATTGTAGACCTGATGAATGGGAATGAAGTTACGTTAGAACAAACTATGATTAATTATGAAGAAGGTATAAAAATCTGCAACAGTTTATACAAAATTTTAAATGATACAGAAGGTAAAATAAAGATATTAACAGCTGAAGGTGAAAGGGATTTTATGACTCTTGCGGAGGTCGTTAAAGATTAG
- a CDS encoding polyprenyl synthetase family protein has translation MMNIKLLKDVVEHWINDYFDNKPEIDNRNFESMIYSIKVGGKRVRPILMILTYNMYKEDYRDILPFAAALEMIHTYSLIHDDLPSMDNDDLRRGKPTNHKIYGEAIAILAGDGLLNEAMIIMLNQCLDGSLNKIKASAFIAKASGAQGMIAGQICDILSEGIAISEEELLYMHRNKTGELIKVAIICGAILGNASEEELSELKEYGDKLGLAFQIKDDILDVIGDVSVLGKNVKSDECNNKTTFITMYGLEKCKEKCNDLSEECFEILKNLKVNTKYLEEMTEFLLKREY, from the coding sequence ATAATGAATATAAAATTGCTAAAAGATGTAGTAGAACACTGGATAAATGATTATTTTGATAATAAACCAGAAATTGACAATAGAAATTTCGAATCGATGATTTATAGTATAAAAGTCGGTGGGAAAAGAGTCAGACCGATTTTAATGATTCTTACATACAATATGTACAAGGAAGATTATAGAGATATTTTACCTTTTGCAGCGGCCCTTGAAATGATTCATACATATTCCCTTATTCATGACGATCTGCCCAGTATGGATAACGATGATTTGCGCAGAGGGAAGCCTACAAATCACAAAATTTATGGAGAGGCAATTGCAATACTCGCAGGAGATGGATTATTAAATGAAGCTATGATTATAATGCTAAATCAATGTTTAGATGGAAGTTTAAATAAAATTAAGGCAAGTGCCTTCATAGCAAAAGCTTCTGGAGCTCAGGGGATGATAGCTGGACAAATCTGTGATATTTTAAGTGAAGGCATCGCAATATCAGAGGAAGAACTTCTGTATATGCATAGAAATAAAACTGGAGAACTAATTAAAGTAGCAATAATATGTGGTGCTATCTTAGGCAATGCCAGTGAAGAAGAGTTAAGTGAATTAAAAGAGTATGGTGACAAATTAGGTTTGGCATTTCAAATTAAGGATGATATATTAGATGTAATTGGAGATGTTAGTGTTTTAGGTAAAAATGTAAAAAGCGACGAGTGTAATAATAAAACTACTTTTATAACCATGTATGGTTTGGAAAAATGTAAGGAAAAGTGTAATGATTTAAGCGAAGAGTGTTTTGAGATATTAAAAAATCTTAAGGTGAATACAAAGTATTTAGAAGAAATGACGGAATTTTTATTAAAAAGGGAATATTGA